A genome region from Arachidicoccus soli includes the following:
- a CDS encoding alpha/beta hydrolase, whose product MDGFYAPSYKNSPPAYITQAADDKVVDVDNSIIYFEKLRHHNVPVEMHIYEKGNHGFVFRHPGWMEPLFEWLQSHNWMNN is encoded by the coding sequence ATGGACGGGTTTTACGCTCCATCATATAAAAATTCTCCTCCTGCCTATATTACACAGGCTGCGGATGATAAAGTGGTAGATGTGGACAATAGCATCATTTATTTTGAAAAACTCAGGCATCATAATGTACCTGTTGAAATGCATATTTATGAAAAAGGCAACCACGGTTTTGTATTCAGACATCCAGGATGGATGGAGCCATTATTTGAGTGGTTGCAAAGCCATAATTGGATGAACAATTAA
- the tnpA gene encoding IS200/IS605 family transposase: MYKNYATKSQKSNYQSTNRSKHYLKCHLIFVCKYRKAMLVGQLNDDVKRIFLSIAENSDFEIEVMETDTDHVHFLIRYIPRLSIVQIVRRLKQESTRQLWLLHGKILRKQYWYQKLLWSDGYFVCSIGEASPETVRQYILSQG, translated from the coding sequence ATTTACAAAAACTACGCTACTAAGTCTCAAAAATCTAACTACCAGTCCACCAATCGTTCAAAGCACTACTTAAAATGCCATCTCATTTTTGTTTGTAAGTACCGTAAGGCAATGCTTGTCGGTCAGCTTAATGATGATGTTAAGCGTATCTTTCTCTCTATCGCTGAAAATTCAGATTTTGAAATTGAAGTGATGGAGACAGATACAGACCATGTACATTTCCTTATTCGCTACATTCCTCGCCTGTCTATTGTGCAAATTGTTCGCAGGTTAAAGCAGGAAAGCACTCGTCAGTTGTGGTTGCTGCATGGCAAAATACTCCGTAAGCAATATTGGTATCAGAAATTACTTTGGTCGGATGGCTATTTCGTTTGTTCCATTGGTGAAGCATCACCTGAAACAGTCAGGCAATACATCCTTTCACAAGGTTAA